From Eptesicus fuscus isolate TK198812 chromosome 13, DD_ASM_mEF_20220401, whole genome shotgun sequence, the proteins below share one genomic window:
- the POLD4 gene encoding DNA polymerase delta subunit 4, protein MGRKRLITDSYPAVKRREGPAGHSKGELATELEEEIQPLSVDEVELELLRHFDLAWQYGPCTGITRLQRWHRAEQMGLEPPPEVYQVLQTHPGDPRFQFSLWHLYPL, encoded by the exons ATGGGCCGGAAGCGGCTCATCACTGACTCCTACCCAGCAGTGAAGAGAAGGGAGGGCCCCGCTGGACACAGCAAGGGGGAGCTGGCAACAGAGCTAG AGGAAGAGATCCAGCCCCTGAGCGTGGATGAagtggagctggagctgctgagGCACTTTGACCTGGCCTGGCAGTATGGGCCCTGCACAG GGATCACAAGGCTGCAGCGCTGGCATCGGGCTGAGCAGATGGGCTTGGAGCCTCCCCCAGAAGTGTATCAGGTGCTACAAACCCACCCCGGAGATCCCCGCTTCCAGTTCAG TCTCTGGCATCTCTATCCCCTTTGA